In a single window of the Daphnia carinata strain CSIRO-1 chromosome 4, CSIRO_AGI_Dcar_HiC_V3, whole genome shotgun sequence genome:
- the LOC130694845 gene encoding uncharacterized protein LOC130694845 produces MSSAESPTNRMPPQSLASLPPLNFSFKTESSNGGATAAMSSSPASAPSVVVSSSALAMPTHPHGLPQQQQQQANPAALDQYRIQLYNYAMAERLRFAGVAHPAAAFMNPYAAALSAQLGRTTNSGPNGTPSVPPQTSDLSSFFFTYAAAKFQQQQQQQQQQQQQQQQQHCDPRLFHHHSAAAAAMMRGGHPGVVNMVEEPKPQHSYIGLIAMAILSSADKKLVLSDIYQYILDNYAYFRSRGPGWRNSIRHNLSLNDCFIKAGRSANGKGHYWAIHPANVEDFTKGDFRRRKAQRKVRKHMGLAVDEEDSPTPPPSPVTAHHVAASLAAGWGLGHHHHHHHPSVDGLAMHPQHHRNFMMEHHHSVLMMAAAAAASAAPIPHMTSLSPSASSDDGQATHRQSHPSAAVGASAPRKRLFDVASLLGPSDPQPTLSGGRDEQCGVERTKHERDEEDERSSAAGSSHDEEDAEQVNENKRIKIELDEDVDVVSEDSEEDDHLRRLGSTSPPQNHNLSGEDVDPAKSLASSPAVPSSPLGAAAAAAAAAAAGFWRFHPPAAAGGAASLRLPIPAHRLMNNNAHHFNHQQAYLQQQHVSAAHNHSLPSGMEQLTKYYEQVAEVMRINCLQQQQQQQQQLQRNHDAAAANGTKSATGGATLIAKH; encoded by the coding sequence ATGAGTAGTGCAGAGTCGCCAACCAACCGGATGCCTCCGCAATCGTTGGCATCTCTTCCGCCGCTCAATTTCTCGTTCAAGACGGAATCGAGCAACGGCGGCGCAACGGCCGCCATGTCATCATCGCCGGCTTCCGCACCTTCCGTCGTCGTATCATCGTCCGCTTTAGCCATGCCGACGCATCCGCACGGCCTGccgcagcaacaacagcagcaagcGAATCCAGCCGCGCTGGATCAGTACCGCATCCAGCTGTACAATTACGCCATGGCGGAGCGATTGCGGTTCGCGGGAGTTGCGCATCCGGCCGCCGCCTTCATGAATCCGTACGCGGCCGCCCTATCGGCCCAGTTGGGACGCACAACGAATTCGGGCCCGAATGGCACACCGTCCGTCCCACCGCAAACATCCGATTTGAGCTCGTTCTTCTTCACATACGCGGCGGCTAAAttccagcagcaacagcagcagcaacaacaacagcaacaacagcaacaacaacaacattgcGACCCGCGTTTGTTCCACCATCATTCGGCCGCAGCGGCGGCCATGATGCGCGGGGGCCATCCGGGCGTGGTGAACATGGTGGAAGAGCCCAAACCGCAGCACAGTTACATCGGCCTGATCGCCATGGCCATCCTCAGTTCCGCCGATAAAAAGCTGGTGCTCAGCGATATTTATCAATATATACTAGACAACTACGCCTATTTCCGGTCGCGCGGACCCGGTTGGCGCAACAGTATTCGTCATAATTTGTCGCTCAACGATTGTTTCATCAAAGCCGGTCGCAGCGCTAATGGTAAAGGCCATTACTGGGCCATCCACCCGGCCAACGTCGAGGATTTCACCAAAGGCGATTTCAGGCGTCGCAAAGCCCAGCGAAAAGTCCGTAAACATATGGGACTGGCCGTCGACGAGGAGGATTCGCCGACTCCGCCGCCGTCGCCCGTGACGGCTCATCATGTGGCCGCTTCTCTGGCCGCTGGATGGGGATTGggtcatcaccatcatcatcatcatccctcCGTGGATGGGCTGGCCATGCATCCGCAGCATCACAGGAATTTCATGATGGAACATCATCATTCCGTCTTGATgatggcggcggcggccgccgCTTCGGCCGCCCCCATTCCGCACATGACATCGCTGTCGCCGTCGGCTTCGTCCGACGACGGGCAGGCCACCCATCGGCAGTCGCACCCGTCGGCCGCGGTGGGCGCTTCCGCCCCGCGGAAGCGCCTGTTCGACGTGGCCAGTTTGTTGGGGCCGAGCGATCCTCAACCGACGCTCAGCGGAGGACGCGACGAGCAGTGCGGAGTTGAACGTACGAAACACGAGCGGGACGAAGAGGACGAACGCAGTTCGGCAGCCGGGAGCAGTCACGACGAAGAGGACGCTGAACAAGTCAACGAGAACAAGCGGATCAAGATCGAACTGGACGAGGACGTGGACGTGGTCAGCGAAGACTCGGAGGAGGACGATCACCTGCGCCGTTTGGGTTCGACCAGTCCGCCTCAGAATCACAACCTATCCGGCGAGGATGTCGATCCGGCTAAATCGTTGGCTTCTAGTCCGGCCGTCCCTTCGTCTCCGCTCGGGGCGGCCGCTGCAGCGGCCGCTGCCGCAGCCGCCGGATTTTGGCGTTTCCATCCACCGGCCGCTGCCGGCGGAGCGGCTTCGCTCCGATTACCCATTCCGGCTCACCGGTTGATGAATAATAATGCCCACCACTTCAATCATCAGCAGGCCTACTTGCAGCAACAGCACGTGTCCGCTGCGCACAACCATTCGCTGCCGTCCGGCATGGAACAATTGACCAAATATTACGAGCAAGTGGCCGAAGTGATGCGCATCAATTGcttgcagcaacaacaacaacaacaacaacaactgcaaCGCAATCACGATGCCGCAGCAGCTAATGGAACGAAGAGCGCCACTGGAGGTGCCACGTTAATTGCTAAACATTAA